Proteins found in one Mucilaginibacter gracilis genomic segment:
- a CDS encoding ammonium transporter, producing the protein MNLKIDKNKLLGLNLFKGSGGEASPSRFPTISAEKWKLGITIFSGKILGLMLVLFAMVTIPGLLTSHASAAAAAPTPTAIETNIMNSINTTWTLVAAFLVFGMQAGFVMLEAGFARTKETVNVLMECIFDTCLCGILFWAIGYAFMFGWGNGFIGWHGDPAGKIAGSWFFLSNIPETYGATGIPILAHWIFQYAFADTCSTIVSGAMIGRTSFRGDIIYSIGITGFIYPIIGHWAWGPDGFLALMGSKGGFFEALGTGFRDFAGSTVVHTIGGIASLAGAIVLGPRFGRIFARDDKAKGGMPPPHNLTLAAIGGFILWFGWYGFNPGSSLSAMDMQGIGRIAANTTLAACGGGMAAMFIALWFGPTRGKFDLGYTINGFLAGLVAITCPCYWVSPGGAILLGLVAGVLTYIFMNVVEWFRIDDPVGAVTVHGINGIWGTLSLGLFACGKYGATGPTGADNSAPVAGLFYGGGFQVLEAQAIGSFIITAATFVVCIVMMFIIMKLPHPWSLRVPVEAETGPGGLDMFEHGTGAYPDIVDEDIDLAKLSAPELVK; encoded by the coding sequence ATGAATTTAAAAATTGACAAAAACAAATTGCTCGGGCTCAATTTGTTTAAAGGCAGCGGAGGGGAAGCATCTCCTTCCAGATTCCCAACCATTTCTGCGGAAAAATGGAAACTGGGGATAACCATTTTCTCAGGAAAAATTTTGGGATTGATGCTGGTATTGTTTGCCATGGTTACCATCCCTGGTTTACTTACTTCGCATGCAAGTGCTGCTGCGGCTGCTCCAACTCCAACCGCTATCGAAACTAACATCATGAACTCTATCAACACCACATGGACGTTGGTTGCTGCATTTTTGGTATTCGGTATGCAAGCTGGTTTCGTAATGCTTGAGGCCGGGTTTGCCCGTACTAAAGAAACCGTTAACGTATTAATGGAGTGTATTTTTGATACATGCCTTTGCGGTATCCTTTTCTGGGCTATTGGTTATGCCTTTATGTTTGGTTGGGGAAATGGTTTTATAGGCTGGCACGGCGATCCTGCCGGTAAAATTGCCGGTTCATGGTTCTTCCTGTCAAACATTCCCGAAACTTATGGTGCAACGGGTATTCCTATTTTAGCACACTGGATTTTTCAATATGCCTTTGCTGATACTTGCTCTACCATCGTATCTGGTGCGATGATTGGCCGTACAAGCTTCCGTGGCGATATTATTTATTCTATCGGTATCACAGGCTTTATTTATCCAATAATTGGCCACTGGGCCTGGGGACCTGATGGTTTCTTAGCGTTAATGGGTAGCAAAGGTGGTTTCTTTGAAGCGTTAGGCACCGGTTTCCGCGATTTTGCCGGATCAACCGTTGTACACACCATAGGCGGTATTGCATCGCTTGCAGGTGCTATTGTATTAGGCCCGCGCTTTGGCAGAATATTTGCCCGCGATGATAAAGCTAAAGGTGGTATGCCGCCTCCGCATAACTTAACGCTAGCCGCTATAGGTGGTTTTATTTTATGGTTTGGCTGGTACGGCTTTAACCCTGGTAGCTCACTATCAGCAATGGATATGCAAGGTATTGGCCGTATAGCCGCCAACACTACATTAGCTGCCTGCGGTGGTGGTATGGCTGCAATGTTTATTGCGTTATGGTTTGGCCCAACAAGAGGTAAATTTGATTTAGGTTATACCATTAACGGTTTCCTTGCAGGTTTGGTAGCTATCACCTGCCCTTGCTACTGGGTTAGCCCGGGTGGCGCTATACTTTTAGGTTTAGTTGCCGGTGTATTAACTTACATATTTATGAACGTTGTTGAATGGTTTAGAATTGACGATCCAGTTGGAGCGGTAACTGTTCACGGTATTAACGGTATATGGGGTACATTATCATTAGGCTTATTTGCTTGTGGTAAATATGGTGCAACCGGCCCAACAGGTGCCGATAATTCTGCCCCGGTTGCTGGTTTATTTTATGGCGGTGGTTTCCAGGTGTTGGAAGCGCAGGCTATAGGTAGCTTTATTATCACTGCTGCTACATTTGTAGTATGTATTGTAATGATGTTTATCATTATGAAATTACCTCACCCTTGGAGCTTGCGCGTACCTGTTGAAGCAGAAACCGGCCCGGGTGGCCTGGATATGTTTGAGCACGGTACAGGTGCATATCCCGACATTGTTGACGAAGATATTGACCTTGCAAAATTGAGTGCTCCAGAACTTGTTAAGTAA
- a CDS encoding porin — protein MKSKLLLITALVVSGFAVKAQDTIKVTGDAPLVISGSVDTYFKYDFAGKKIANIPTSFANEQNSLSIGMVDLGIKKTVGKASFVGEVSFGPRSDASIPTPGNHIQNLYVSYNFTDKFNVTGGYMATFVGYEVIAPTGNFNYSTSYLFTNGPFQNAGVKFTYAFTDKVSLMAGVFNDAWNAYQSVNDFSTFGAQLTVTPVKGWTAYLNLVTGSYSGTEFDLTTAYQITDAFKLGLNAADFSSPKWALGATSGATGGFTGVALYPQLAVSKAVVLGLRGEYFKTKTGTFSLASTPAPGESVTAFTLTANIKSGPLTFIPEVRLDNGSQKMFKDSNLAATKSASQFALAAVYAF, from the coding sequence ATGAAATCAAAACTATTACTTATTACTGCCCTTGTTGTATCGGGTTTTGCAGTTAAAGCGCAAGACACGATAAAAGTTACAGGTGATGCCCCGCTGGTTATTTCGGGATCTGTTGATACTTACTTTAAGTACGATTTTGCAGGTAAAAAAATTGCCAACATCCCAACCAGCTTTGCTAACGAGCAAAACTCCCTTTCGATAGGTATGGTTGACCTTGGTATCAAAAAAACAGTAGGTAAAGCATCATTTGTAGGCGAAGTATCTTTCGGTCCACGTTCTGATGCATCAATTCCAACCCCTGGAAACCACATCCAAAATTTATATGTAAGCTACAACTTTACCGATAAATTTAATGTTACCGGTGGTTACATGGCTACATTTGTTGGTTACGAAGTAATTGCACCTACAGGCAACTTTAACTACTCAACTTCGTATTTATTTACCAATGGCCCGTTCCAAAATGCAGGTGTTAAATTTACTTATGCCTTTACTGATAAAGTAAGCTTAATGGCCGGTGTGTTTAACGATGCCTGGAATGCTTACCAATCGGTAAATGATTTTTCAACCTTTGGTGCACAGTTAACTGTAACTCCGGTTAAAGGTTGGACTGCTTACTTAAACTTAGTAACCGGTTCGTACTCTGGTACCGAATTTGATTTAACTACTGCTTACCAAATTACTGATGCCTTTAAATTAGGCTTAAACGCTGCCGATTTTTCATCTCCTAAATGGGCTTTAGGCGCAACCAGTGGTGCAACCGGTGGCTTCACAGGTGTTGCATTGTATCCACAATTGGCAGTATCTAAAGCAGTTGTATTAGGTTTACGTGGTGAGTACTTTAAAACTAAAACCGGAACATTCTCTTTAGCGTCTACTCCTGCTCCGGGCGAATCTGTAACTGCATTTACACTTACAGCTAACATCAAATCTGGTCCGTTAACTTTCATACCAGAAGTTAGATTGGATAATGGTTCACAAAAAATGTTTAAAGACAGCAATTTAGCTGCAACAAAAAGCGCTTCGCAATTTGCACTTGCTGCTGTTTACGCATTCTAA
- a CDS encoding DUF4468 domain-containing protein — translation MNKILALICCLVVGKASFAQKDSLAFDDKGKYIYYKVVNMDTYSADTLYNRSLHFFEGISTDKTFTLTQQDAKNAVISGSGFFIVHKQSLAKHPDGQVAYLLKMEIKEGKYRFWLTNLTYRPYVRDRYTNYVADKNVDFALEKSSKNITDKDLSLFLDQFATSARQLGDKLKKYVSTQHSKVIKKELEKKVIHIDKW, via the coding sequence ATGAACAAGATATTAGCTTTGATTTGTTGCCTGGTGGTGGGTAAAGCGAGCTTTGCACAAAAAGATTCGTTAGCTTTTGACGATAAGGGCAAGTATATTTACTACAAAGTAGTTAATATGGATACCTATAGTGCCGATACCCTGTATAACAGGAGCTTGCATTTTTTTGAAGGCATCAGCACCGATAAAACCTTTACCCTTACCCAACAGGATGCTAAAAACGCGGTAATATCAGGTTCGGGTTTTTTTATAGTGCATAAACAATCGTTGGCAAAGCACCCGGATGGGCAGGTAGCCTACCTGTTAAAAATGGAAATAAAAGAAGGCAAATACAGGTTTTGGCTAACCAACTTAACTTACCGGCCTTATGTAAGAGATAGATATACAAATTACGTTGCAGATAAGAATGTTGATTTTGCACTCGAAAAATCATCCAAGAATATAACCGATAAAGATCTTTCGCTATTTTTAGATCAGTTTGCAACTTCGGCCCGCCAATTGGGCGATAAGTTAAAAAAGTACGTTAGCACCCAGCATAGTAAGGTGATAAAAAAGGAATTGGAAAAAAAAGTAATACATATTGATAAGTGGTAA
- a CDS encoding energy transducer TonB — MLNSKFDINSPEWIERVFENRNKSYGAYDLRKHYALNLFKAFAITIVSIAVIVLVTSLLMDKVPASVNIKKGAVSVTDKQLKIKLDDAKPEIDKKSKILAPATVHGHNNIVEQVLDSRAVEIKPMPVGGVEAWVKFLENNLRYPPEAKQQRITGSVLMSFIVERDGHISNILVSRPAGHGFDQEALRVLKLSPIWAAGMQGGQTVRVKYILPINFNIEHR; from the coding sequence ATGCTTAACTCAAAATTCGACATTAATAGTCCGGAATGGATTGAACGGGTTTTTGAGAACCGTAATAAAAGTTATGGTGCTTACGACTTGCGGAAGCACTATGCACTTAACCTATTTAAGGCTTTTGCCATAACCATAGTATCTATTGCAGTAATAGTTTTGGTAACATCATTATTGATGGATAAAGTACCTGCATCTGTTAATATCAAAAAGGGTGCTGTTTCGGTTACCGATAAACAGCTTAAAATTAAGCTCGATGATGCAAAGCCTGAAATAGATAAAAAGAGTAAAATATTAGCCCCGGCAACCGTGCATGGGCATAATAATATAGTGGAACAAGTTTTAGATAGCCGCGCCGTTGAAATTAAGCCAATGCCTGTTGGCGGAGTAGAAGCCTGGGTTAAGTTTTTAGAGAATAATTTACGCTACCCGCCGGAGGCCAAACAACAGCGGATAACAGGAAGTGTATTAATGAGTTTTATTGTTGAGCGCGACGGCCACATCTCAAATATATTGGTTAGCCGCCCGGCTGGCCATGGTTTTGACCAGGAAGCGTTACGGGTTTTAAAGCTATCGCCCATATGGGCCGCAGGCATGCAAGGTGGGCAAACCGTGCGTGTTAAATACATTTTGCCTATTAATTTTAATATTGAGCATAGATAG
- the purL gene encoding phosphoribosylformylglycinamidine synthase subunit PurL yields MEHQELTTVETAKNLGLLPEEFERINEILGRTPNFTELSIFSVMWSEHCSYKNSITWLKTLPKDGPRMLAKAGEENAGLVDLGDGIGCAFKIESHNHPSALEPYQGAATGVGGINRDIFTMGARPIAQLNSLRFGDLKLDKTKWLVKGVVKGIGDYGNAFGIPTVGGELFFDECYNINPLVNAMSAGIVKAGETVSATSYGVGNPVYIVGSATGKDGIHGAAFASKNITEDSVNDLPAVQVGDPFQEKLLLEATLEVIKTGAVVGMQDMGAAGIICSNSEMSAKGEHGMRIDLDKVPTRQANMKPFEILLSESQERMLIVVFKGREKEVEAVFDKWDLNCAIIGEVTDTKRLHYYMNGELVADVPADDLVLGGGAPIYKRDYKEPAYFQKNQQFKIEDVAEPADLKAVADHLVSHPNIASKRWVTNQYDSMVGVQTMTTNRPCDAAVVAVKGTNKAIVLTVDCNSRYVYADPQKGTAIAVAEAARNITCAGGEPVAITNCLNFGNPYVPEVYWQFVGAIKGMSEACTKFETPVTGGNVSFYNQSTDDGPVFPTPTIGMLGVMDDIANIMTADFKQAGDIIYLLGESVNDIASSQYLASYHKILAAPAPHFDLEKEYALHQVIKQLITQKLIQSAHDVADGGLYITLLEAAMPNGLGFAIESDDSIRKDAFLFGEAQGRVVVSVKPEGQEALIELLSTSEIEFTLLGTVNNGDLLVDEESFGTTAEAKNVFDNVLHDILGD; encoded by the coding sequence TTGGAGCACCAGGAATTAACCACCGTTGAAACCGCTAAAAATTTAGGTTTACTACCCGAAGAATTTGAACGAATAAATGAGATACTGGGGCGCACACCCAACTTTACCGAGCTATCCATCTTCTCGGTAATGTGGAGCGAACATTGCTCATACAAAAACTCTATAACCTGGCTAAAAACCTTACCTAAGGACGGGCCGCGTATGCTGGCCAAAGCGGGTGAAGAAAATGCCGGACTGGTTGACCTGGGCGACGGTATTGGCTGTGCTTTTAAAATAGAGAGCCACAACCACCCATCGGCACTGGAGCCCTATCAGGGTGCTGCAACGGGCGTTGGGGGCATTAACCGCGATATTTTTACAATGGGTGCAAGGCCCATTGCACAACTAAACTCGTTAAGGTTTGGCGATTTAAAACTGGATAAAACCAAATGGCTGGTTAAAGGCGTTGTAAAAGGCATTGGCGATTATGGTAATGCTTTTGGTATACCCACCGTTGGCGGCGAATTATTTTTCGACGAATGTTATAATATCAACCCGTTGGTTAACGCCATGTCGGCAGGTATTGTTAAGGCTGGCGAAACTGTTTCGGCAACATCATACGGCGTTGGCAACCCGGTTTACATAGTAGGCTCGGCAACAGGTAAAGATGGTATACATGGTGCGGCTTTTGCATCAAAAAATATAACCGAAGATTCGGTAAACGATTTACCCGCCGTGCAGGTAGGCGACCCTTTTCAGGAAAAACTATTACTTGAAGCAACGCTTGAGGTTATTAAAACCGGTGCCGTTGTAGGCATGCAGGATATGGGTGCTGCGGGTATCATCTGTTCCAATTCAGAAATGTCGGCCAAGGGCGAGCATGGTATGCGCATTGATTTGGATAAGGTACCAACCAGGCAGGCTAACATGAAGCCTTTTGAAATATTACTATCAGAATCGCAGGAGCGGATGCTGATTGTGGTATTTAAAGGTCGTGAAAAAGAAGTAGAGGCTGTTTTTGATAAATGGGATCTTAATTGTGCCATTATTGGCGAGGTTACCGATACCAAACGCCTGCATTATTATATGAATGGCGAATTAGTAGCCGACGTGCCTGCCGACGACCTTGTTTTAGGTGGGGGTGCCCCCATTTACAAACGCGATTATAAGGAGCCGGCATATTTTCAAAAAAATCAACAATTTAAAATAGAAGACGTTGCCGAGCCAGCCGATTTAAAGGCTGTGGCCGATCATTTGGTATCGCACCCTAATATTGCATCAAAGCGTTGGGTTACTAACCAATACGATTCGATGGTGGGCGTACAAACCATGACAACCAACCGCCCCTGCGATGCAGCCGTGGTAGCTGTTAAGGGCACAAATAAAGCCATTGTATTAACTGTTGACTGCAACTCGCGCTATGTATACGCCGACCCGCAAAAGGGTACCGCAATAGCCGTAGCCGAAGCGGCCCGTAATATTACCTGCGCCGGTGGCGAGCCTGTTGCCATTACCAATTGCCTAAACTTTGGCAACCCGTATGTGCCCGAAGTTTACTGGCAGTTTGTGGGCGCTATTAAAGGTATGAGCGAAGCTTGTACTAAATTTGAAACCCCGGTAACGGGTGGCAACGTGAGCTTTTACAATCAATCAACCGATGATGGGCCTGTATTTCCTACACCCACTATTGGTATGCTTGGTGTAATGGATGATATTGCCAATATCATGACCGCCGATTTTAAACAAGCCGGAGACATCATTTACTTGTTAGGCGAATCGGTTAATGATATTGCATCATCGCAATACCTGGCATCCTACCATAAAATACTTGCTGCACCTGCGCCGCATTTTGATTTGGAAAAAGAGTATGCCTTACACCAGGTAATTAAGCAACTGATAACTCAAAAATTAATACAATCGGCACATGATGTTGCCGACGGTGGCCTATACATAACACTGCTGGAAGCGGCCATGCCAAATGGCTTAGGCTTTGCCATTGAGAGCGACGACAGTATCCGTAAGGATGCGTTTTTGTTTGGCGAGGCACAGGGTAGGGTAGTGGTATCGGTTAAGCCTGAAGGGCAGGAAGCATTGATAGAGCTACTTTCAACATCAGAAATTGAATTTACTTTACTCGGTACAGTTAACAATGGCGACTTGTTGGTTGACGAAGAATCGTTTGGTACAACGGCAGAAGCCAAGAATGTTTTTGATAACGTGTTGCATGATATTTTAGGAGATTAA
- the gloA2 gene encoding SMU1112c/YaeR family gloxylase I-like metalloprotein, with translation MFKLSRIHHISIICSDYAVSKHFYTVILSLEIVREVYREARQSYKLDLMVGDQYQIELFSFPHPPARPSKPEALGLRHLAFEVDDVAATVKYLEQQGVVVEPIRIDEFTGKQFTFFTDPDGLPLELVEK, from the coding sequence ATGTTTAAACTAAGCCGGATACATCATATTTCTATAATTTGTTCGGACTATGCAGTGTCTAAACATTTTTATACCGTTATATTAAGCCTCGAAATTGTTCGGGAGGTGTACCGGGAAGCGCGGCAGTCGTACAAGTTGGATCTGATGGTTGGCGATCAATATCAAATTGAATTATTCTCTTTTCCGCATCCGCCGGCAAGGCCTTCAAAGCCCGAGGCTTTAGGTTTAAGGCACCTGGCGTTTGAGGTTGACGATGTAGCCGCCACAGTTAAATATTTAGAACAGCAAGGTGTTGTAGTTGAACCGATAAGGATTGATGAATTTACCGGCAAACAATTTACCTTTTTTACCGACCCGGATGGCTTGCCACTGGAACTGGTTGAAAAGTAG
- a CDS encoding tRNA1(Val) (adenine(37)-N6)-methyltransferase has translation MLFKFKQFEVEQSGCAMKINTDGVLLGCLAGTGQPQTILDIGTGTGVIAMMMAQRFPDAIIDAVEIDTSAAQTAQKNFKGSVFANRLNVYPVGFEEYFTTYPQSKYNVIVSNPPFYINSLEAAATKTNLAKHTDGFFFETLIKVVSTHLTSNGLCWLVLPISTAVLVKQLCLQNGLFVQQVIAIQSFAHSEPHRQIIAFGLTETEIVQQQFVIYDAPKVYSGQYQQCLRDFFTIF, from the coding sequence TTGCTATTCAAATTCAAACAATTCGAGGTAGAGCAATCGGGCTGCGCCATGAAAATCAATACCGATGGTGTATTGTTGGGCTGTTTGGCAGGAACAGGGCAGCCCCAAACCATATTGGATATTGGCACCGGTACCGGAGTTATTGCCATGATGATGGCACAGCGGTTTCCGGATGCTATAATTGATGCGGTTGAAATTGATACTTCAGCCGCCCAAACCGCTCAAAAAAACTTTAAAGGCTCGGTATTTGCAAACAGGCTTAATGTTTACCCGGTTGGGTTTGAGGAGTATTTTACAACGTATCCACAAAGCAAGTATAACGTTATTGTATCAAACCCGCCATTCTATATTAATTCGTTAGAGGCAGCAGCAACCAAAACAAATTTGGCCAAGCATACCGATGGGTTTTTCTTCGAAACGTTAATTAAGGTAGTTTCTACACACCTAACAAGCAACGGTCTTTGCTGGTTAGTACTGCCCATTTCTACGGCAGTATTGGTTAAGCAACTGTGTTTGCAAAACGGCTTATTTGTGCAGCAGGTTATCGCCATCCAATCCTTCGCCCATAGCGAACCTCATCGCCAAATAATTGCCTTTGGTTTAACAGAAACAGAAATAGTGCAGCAGCAGTTTGTTATTTACGATGCACCAAAAGTTTACAGCGGGCAATACCAGCAATGTTTAAGAGATTTTTTTACTATCTTTTGA
- a CDS encoding metallophosphoesterase family protein produces MTKIGLLSDTHGYLDDAVFKHFDSVDEIWHAGDFGTIELADQLAAFKPLRGVFGNIDDKDIRLQYPEDLRFNCENVDVWMTHIGGYPDKYSPRVKRTIYTKPPALFITGHSHILKVIFDKKINCLHLNPGAAGKQGWHRMQTLMRFCITDEKIHTLEVIELIK; encoded by the coding sequence ATGACGAAAATTGGCCTTTTATCCGATACGCACGGCTATCTTGACGATGCTGTTTTTAAACATTTTGATAGTGTTGACGAAATATGGCACGCCGGCGATTTTGGCACCATAGAACTTGCCGATCAACTTGCTGCTTTTAAGCCTCTGCGTGGTGTTTTTGGCAATATTGATGATAAGGATATTCGCTTGCAGTACCCCGAAGACCTGCGTTTTAATTGTGAAAATGTAGATGTATGGATGACGCACATTGGCGGTTATCCGGATAAATACAGCCCGCGCGTAAAGCGTACTATTTACACTAAGCCACCCGCTTTGTTTATAACGGGGCACTCGCATATATTAAAAGTTATTTTTGATAAAAAAATTAATTGCTTGCACCTAAACCCCGGTGCAGCAGGCAAACAAGGATGGCACAGGATGCAAACTTTGATGCGTTTTTGCATAACTGACGAAAAAATTCATACCTTAGAGGTGATAGAATTAATTAAATAA
- the fbp gene encoding class 1 fructose-bisphosphatase yields MTALTTLGQFIIEKQADFPYAKGELSRLLRDIGIAAKIVNREVNKAGLMDILGDAGSINIQGESQKKLDVFANEQFISALKSGGECCVVVSEENDEYLYIDSEISKDAKYIVAMDPLDGSSNIDVNVSVGTIFSIFRRKSKAGEATMEDALQKGIDQVAAGYIIYGSSTMLVYTTGKGVNGFTLDPSIGEFCLSHPNMTIPEDGYIYSINEGYYTHFPDGVKKYIKYCQVEDVATQRPYTSRYTGSMVADLHRNMIKGGIFIYPITAQAPNGKLRLVYECNPMAFIIEQAGGFASNGYQRILTLDVTELHQRSAIFIGSANMVKQAEEMMKCFSPQVTKKSFEGVVNIQ; encoded by the coding sequence ATGACAGCACTAACTACTTTGGGCCAATTTATAATTGAAAAACAGGCAGATTTTCCGTACGCTAAAGGTGAGTTATCGCGTTTATTGCGTGATATTGGCATAGCTGCAAAAATTGTGAACCGCGAGGTTAACAAAGCCGGTTTGATGGATATATTGGGCGATGCAGGTAGTATTAATATACAAGGCGAATCGCAAAAAAAGCTGGATGTATTTGCTAATGAGCAGTTTATATCGGCTTTAAAGAGCGGTGGCGAGTGTTGCGTAGTGGTTTCGGAAGAAAACGATGAGTATTTATATATCGATTCGGAAATATCAAAAGATGCCAAGTACATTGTAGCGATGGACCCGTTGGACGGATCGTCTAACATTGATGTGAACGTGAGTGTGGGTACAATATTCTCCATCTTCCGTCGCAAGTCAAAGGCTGGTGAAGCCACTATGGAAGATGCATTGCAAAAAGGGATTGACCAGGTAGCTGCCGGTTATATAATTTACGGCTCATCTACCATGTTGGTTTATACTACGGGCAAAGGCGTTAATGGTTTTACGCTCGATCCGTCGATAGGGGAGTTTTGCTTATCGCACCCTAACATGACCATACCCGAAGATGGTTATATTTACTCTATTAACGAAGGTTATTATACCCATTTCCCGGATGGGGTTAAAAAATATATAAAATATTGCCAGGTAGAAGATGTGGCAACGCAACGGCCATATACATCGCGCTATACCGGATCGATGGTGGCCGATTTACACCGTAACATGATTAAGGGCGGAATATTTATTTACCCCATTACCGCGCAGGCGCCCAATGGTAAATTGCGTTTGGTGTACGAGTGCAACCCTATGGCCTTTATTATTGAACAGGCCGGAGGTTTTGCCTCAAACGGTTATCAGCGTATTTTAACATTGGACGTTACCGAACTACACCAACGTTCTGCAATATTTATTGGCTCGGCCAATATGGTTAAACAGGCCGAAGAAATGATGAAATGCTTTTCGCCACAGGTAACTAAAAAGTCGTTTGAGGGCGTGGTGAATAT